The Chloroflexota bacterium genome has a window encoding:
- a CDS encoding type II toxin-antitoxin system RelE/ParE family toxin yields MGYRVEFLAEAEADLTRLDATVRERIFRRVKWLSENFESITPKPLSGEFKGYYKLRVGDYRVIYSVSAQSKLILIRLVGHRRDIYK; encoded by the coding sequence ATGGGATACCGGGTAGAGTTCCTTGCCGAGGCTGAGGCTGACCTGACAAGGCTGGATGCAACGGTTAGGGAACGCATTTTCCGTAGAGTAAAATGGCTTTCAGAAAACTTTGAGAGCATTACCCCCAAGCCTCTATCTGGTGAGTTTAAAGGTTATTACAAGCTTCGCGTCGGAGATTATAGGGTTATTTATTCTGTTAGCGCACAATCAAAGCTCATCCTCATTCGCCTGGTGGGACATCGCAGGGATATCTATAAATAG